ACTGGCGCAGGAGCGTTCCGCTCCGGCGCCAGCGAGAAACACTCACCACGTATCTCGACTACTACAACCAAAGGCGTGTACACTTAGGATTGCAGTTACGAACACCTGCGGAGATGTTGCAAAGGTCTTGAGTTCTCTACGGTCACCTGGCACGCCTTTGGAGTAATCTCTCAATAAGATCTGCTCGTTCCACCGTGCCAGATTTACACTCATTTTCATCAAGCAAGCTCCAAACTTGGTAGATTAGACCTTTCTTCATGAGGGAGGTCGAAGAATCGTAGACCAGCTTTTCGTTTATTTCAAGCGACTGATCGGCGGTAATGTCGATGATTGTTGGCTCACTAAAATTATCCTGGTAATGCTGTAGCCAGACGTGTAGTGGAATAAGCGGTGTCAGCTTGTTTGCATCGTACACGGCACCAATTGCTATCTTGAAGTAGCCGTCAACTGCCTGGCGATTGAAAGCTCGATAAAGTACGATCGACGTTGCCGAACACTGGCCAGTAGAAAGCGGCTTGCCGGCGATTGGTCGCAACTTTGGCGAAGCCGTTTCCTCGCACCATACCTGCTCGCACGCCTCTCGATGTTGACTTAAAATTCTTTATTTTCTTGTTTTCCATATGCTAAAAATCCTTTCATATTTAGATGAAGGTACGTGTTATTCAATTTCTTAAGTATGTCTAGCTATCAGCGCCAGCAAGATCATCGAGACTGTTAATCAGCACTTCGCGCGGGCGGGCGCCGTCAGCCGGGCCGATAATTCCCTGTTCTTCCATTTCTTCAATAATCCGTGCGGCACGTGCATAGCCTACGCGCAGACGACGCTGCAGGAGACTCGTACTAGCCTTGCCGCTCTCTACTACGACTCGGACAGCGTCCTTGTACATATCGTCATCACCATGGCCATCAAAGTCCATAACTACGCCACCCTTGCCATTAAGCTGAACGGGTTGGCTAATAATTTCATCGTTGTATTGTGGTGCGGATTGCATACGAAGATGATCAGTGATTTTCATGACTTCTTCGTCCATCACCCAGGCACCTTGAATACGTTTTGGTTTACTCATACTTGGCGTAAGAAGCAGCATGTCGCCCTGACCTAGGAGTTTTTCGGCGCCAATCTGGTCGAGGATAGTACGACTGTCGATCTGACTAGCTACAGTAAACGCAATACGAGCTGGAATGTTGGCTTTAATAAGACCAGTAATAACGTCCACGCTTGGGCGCTGTGTCGCGAGTACGAGGTGAATACCTACGGCACGTGCTTTTTGTGCCAAACGTACAATCAACGCTTCAACGTCGCGCGCTGCAACCATCATAAGGTCAGCAAGTTCGTCGATAACAATCACAATGTATGGCATCGCACCATCATCAACTCGCTGTTCATTACCATCCGTGTCTTCGACAGATATCTTTTTACTACCGGACTGAATTTTTTGATTATAGCTCTTAATGTCACGAAATTTTTCTTCGGCTAATAATTTGTAACGACGTTCCATCTCATTAACTGCCCATTTAAGCGCGCTGATGGTTTTTTCAGGCTCTGTGATAACTGGGGTTAAAAGATGTGGAATATCTTCATATGGCGCCATTTCAACTTGCTTAGGGTCAACCAAAATTACCTTCATCTCGCTCGGACTGTTGCGATAAAGGAGGCTCGTTAACAAGGTGTTAATCATGACTGACTTACCACTACCCGTCTGACCAGCGATAAGCAAGTGAGGCATTTTATTTAGTTCACCCACAACAGCCTCGCCCGAAATATCCTTGCCGATAGCAAATGCCAACGGCTCATGATTTGACTTCCACTGCTTAGCCGTTAGTACGCCATAAAGACGAACATCGGCAGCTTTACGGTTTGGTACTTCAATACCAACAGCGCGCTGTCCTGGAATAGGTGCTTCGATACGCAGTGTCTGGGCTGCGAGATTGAGTGCAATATTAGTCTCAAGAGCGGTAATGCGAGTCAACTTGACACCACTTGGTGGTTTTAAGGTGTACTGCGTTACCTTAGGACCAATATTTGCGCCCTCCATCTCGACTTCAATGTTAAATTCGGCTAGCGTGTCGCGGATAGTCTGGGCGTTCTGCTGTACATCACCAGCATCAGCTGGTGATTGTTTTTTCTCAAGCAAATCAACACTTGGCGCTTGCCAATTGGGGTCACTGACAGCAACCAGCGCAGCTTGATCTTCAGCGGCTTTATCTTGCTTAATACTGCCACGAAGGCTTGAGAGGTGTGCACCCTTCTTACCCATAAGCGCGGCCTCTTCTTGGTCCAGCGTCGGCACACCAGCATTTAACTTAAGTTCGCCAATTGCCTGATGTTTGGGTGAAGTCTCCGATGCCTTACGCATAACCTGCACATTGGCCTCTTGCTCACTGAGTTCGCGACGAGAAACCTCCCAAAGTTTCTTAATAACAGCGAACGGGGATACGCGTACAACAAATAATGTAGTGATGAGTATAAGAAGTACATAGATAAATACAGCAACGCCAGTATTTACCATAGCTAACATGCCACTGTTGACTGCAATACCAACAAAACCGCCTGTCGTTTGGCCAGCACTGTTTTTCATAAGACCAAACAAGCCCGCAAACCACACAATAAGCAGTGTGGTCGCGAGCTTCATGACGAATGGCAAGCGATTATTTTCTGCCCTAAATACTTCGACGGCAATATAGACAAAGAGAAGAGGGATAACGTACATAGCATAGCCGATACTATTGAGTGTCGCCCGGTGCAGCCACTCTAGTACTGGGCCGCCCGTGCCAAACCATGCCAGCACGAACAGGATGGACACAGCAAGTAACATGACTGCGCCTACTTGTGCCCAAAAACCCGACGGCAGACTATGCTGTGGTGTTTGGACTTTTGCTTTTCCCCTACTGTGCGATGATTTTTTTCGTTTGGCCATAACTATTTTTTATTATATCCCGATATAAGCGTTTTCGCTTACGGTTTATAAGCAATATTATAGCAAAAATTACAATATTTTGCAAATAGCTTATGTTTTAGTATGCGCGTGTGTCTTCGCGAGTGCGAGGCTCAACCACTTCGGTATCAGGTACCTGACGTGGTGGAAACTTTTGCGGCGGCAAAGGCGGCATGACATTATCGTTTTTTGGACGATCATTGCGATCATTATGATCACCGCGATCGTTTACTCTGTTACGTCCTTGCGGTGAATTACCACCACCACCGATCTCGTTTACAACAGGAATAACGATTGGCGTACGGCGCGTCTGGTCATACAAGATGTGGGTAATCTCGTCCTTGAGTTCTTTTTTAATAACATCAAGATCGATCTTTTTACCGCCAAAGCTACGGGCAACCTTTTGCTTAAGGTACTGACGGATAGTTCCCATCAATTCTTCGCTATCACGGAGGTAAATAAACCCACGCGAAATGATATCTGGACTAGTCAGCAGACGACCAGTACCGCGCTGTACCGTTAATACCACCACAAACATACCTTCGTTGCTCATGTGGATACGATCTTTAAGAACCACCTCTGATACAATAGCGCCGTTATCGTCGTACATAATACCACCAACCGGGACACGGCCAGCTTTTTTAGCACCTTCAGGTGTAATTTCAACGATATCACCAGCGTCACAAACAAAGATATTCTCTCGTGGGATACCGGCTTCTTTTTCAGCAATCTCGGCGTTATGAACCAACATGTGGAATTCACCATGATTTGGCAGATAGTAGGTTGGATTAAGCGCGCGAATGAGCTTAACATGGTCGTCGTAGTAACCGTGACCAGAAAGGTGCAGTGGACCAATGCCGGTAAGATGTGTTTTGCCGTTTTGAATGACTTCACTTCCCTCTCGCATCAGACCGTCGACCGTACGAACAACATATTTCTCGTTGCCCGGAATCGGGTTAGAGCTAAATACAATAACATCGGTGTTTTTAATCTTGATGAATTTGTGGCTACCACTCGCCATGCGGTTAAGCACAGCATTAAATTCGCCCTGACTACCCGTACAGACAATCGTCACTTTACCATCAGGCAACTTAACGAGGTCTTCCATCTTAACCACGACGTCCTTAGGAATCTTGATTGTTCCGGTACGAAGAGCTACCTCAAGGTTTTGGATCATACTGTAACCAGCAAATGCGACTTTTCGATCGTGTTTTTTTGCTTCATCCAAAATAAGTTGGATACGGTGTAGCTGACTACTAAAACAGCTAATGATAAGACGGCCATTCGGGTATTTTTCCATTACCTGGCCCATACTGTGCTGAATGTCAAGCTCTCCATGAGTATGAGAGCCTTCACTTTCACAGTTTGTGCTTTCGTTCATGAACATAAGAATGCCTTCTTTGGTGGCAATTTCGGTCATGCGGTCGAGGTCGAATTTGCGTCCATCAACAGGCTGCTCTTCCATACGCCAGTCACCCGAGCTGATGATAACACCGAGAGGTGTCCGGATAACAACAGCTGCTGCATCTGGAATAGAGTGATTAACGCGAACCATCTCAACTGAAAAGCTGTCACAAAGCTGTACGCGTTCGTGAGCTTCAGGATCAAGTACATGGTAATCTGGCGCAAAGCCACTCGTAGCTTCTTCCATTGTGCGCTGTAACATACCAACCGTAAATTTAGTAGCATACACAGGTGCAGGAATCTTATCGATAAGATGGCGGAACGAGCCGATGTGGTCAAGGTGTCCGTGTGTAAAAACGTGTCCTCGGATACGGTGCTTGTTTTCTTCAAGATAAGTTATATCAGGCGTAATGTAGTTAATGCCGGGATAGTCGGCACCTGGGAACAAAAAGCCCATGTCAATGATAATAATGTCGTTATCGTATTCGATAGCCGTCATGTTTTTACCAATACCCATTTCACCAACGCCACCGATAGGAATAACCTTAAGGGTTGGACGTGGTGCTTTTGAGCGTTTTGGCTGGTCAGCCAAACTAAACTGGCGACCATTGTATCCGTTATAAACGGATTTGTTCACCGGAACGTTTACCATGTGCTGTGAGGCACGAAGGTTAACGTTTTCAGAGGTACGGCGCTGCGCACGAAACACCTCGCCTTTGCGAGTTGTCGTGTTATTTAACACCGTATTATTAGATTTTTGTCGTTGTTGTTGCCCTTGCTGAGGGCGTTTGGATGCGTCGTCACTTGGGGCGTTCGCGAGTCTTCGTTGACCCATAGTTTATATATGTTACCTTTCAAAGTATTTATTAGTTACAAACAAGTCCTATAAGTTGCAGCTATTCAGTAAGAAACAGATGAAGCTGCGGTCTAGTAAGTAAGAGTATAGCAAAAGATCTGTCTTTTGGCAATAGATAAAATTGACATAAGCGTTAATATGTGTTAATATGAGTACAGTTCGCCCCACCCGAGATGAGGAGACGCACATGTCCATCACCCCCGACAAGTCCAGCACTAAGAAGGAAGAGCGCACTCCGTTCTTCTCCGAGACCGAAAAGAGGATCTACGGCTGGTATGGCTTCACGGCCATCATGGTCATCTGCATGATCGGCGGCGTTTTCGCTGCCGCACTGACGTTCACCATGACCAGTTCGTCCGTCCCCACCACCGGTGGCCTTACCCTGCTCTGGCGGATCCCGCTGGGCACCGTCTGGATCGTCTGGACTCTCGCCATCTGGTACAAGACCGCCAAGTTCTGGGACCCGGCCGATGTCGAGTGGGTGGACACACTCCTGAAGAACGTCCGACACTACATCAAGCTGCCGTTCCAGTCCTTCAGGAAGCCGCGTCTTCGCCGCAAGTGAGGCGATCGCCAGGCCGTTCAGGAATCGAGGTTCAACCTCTTCCTGCGACGCGCCTGGCTTTTCGCTTTTTAGGCCCCTTTTTTAAGCTTTTCAATCACTTTGGGTACACGCAAAAAATCATCAATGAGTGTTTGGCGCATACCACCATTATAAAGAGCCGCAGCAGGGTGATAGAGGGGCACAATAACTACCTTCTTGTCACCAAACGTTATTCGTTTTGCCTCGCCATGAACTTGACTAATTTTAGCTTCGGGTAAAAAATATTCCATACTGTGACGACCCAATGTCACAACCACCTTCGGTGAAATGACATCGAGTTGACGCACTAAATACGGCCAGAAGGCCTTTTTTTCTTCGGGGAGTGGGTCACGGTTGTTCGGTGGACGGTATTTGACGATATTAGTAATGTATACGTCGTTTCGCACCAGTCCAGCTTGTGCCAGCATTTCGTTTAAAAACTTACCAGCCGCACCGACAAACGGTATTCCCTGCTCGTCCTCGTTTTTACCGGGGGCTTCGCCTATAAAAACAATCTCAGCGTCCAGATTGCCGTCGCCAATAACCAGCTGCTTAGCGGTC
This portion of the Candidatus Chromulinivoraceae bacterium genome encodes:
- a CDS encoding DNA translocase FtsK 4TM domain-containing protein, which gives rise to MAKRKKSSHSRGKAKVQTPQHSLPSGFWAQVGAVMLLAVSILFVLAWFGTGGPVLEWLHRATLNSIGYAMYVIPLLFVYIAVEVFRAENNRLPFVMKLATTLLIVWFAGLFGLMKNSAGQTTGGFVGIAVNSGMLAMVNTGVAVFIYVLLILITTLFVVRVSPFAVIKKLWEVSRRELSEQEANVQVMRKASETSPKHQAIGELKLNAGVPTLDQEEAALMGKKGAHLSSLRGSIKQDKAAEDQAALVAVSDPNWQAPSVDLLEKKQSPADAGDVQQNAQTIRDTLAEFNIEVEMEGANIGPKVTQYTLKPPSGVKLTRITALETNIALNLAAQTLRIEAPIPGQRAVGIEVPNRKAADVRLYGVLTAKQWKSNHEPLAFAIGKDISGEAVVGELNKMPHLLIAGQTGSGKSVMINTLLTSLLYRNSPSEMKVILVDPKQVEMAPYEDIPHLLTPVITEPEKTISALKWAVNEMERRYKLLAEEKFRDIKSYNQKIQSGSKKISVEDTDGNEQRVDDGAMPYIVIVIDELADLMMVAARDVEALIVRLAQKARAVGIHLVLATQRPSVDVITGLIKANIPARIAFTVASQIDSRTILDQIGAEKLLGQGDMLLLTPSMSKPKRIQGAWVMDEEVMKITDHLRMQSAPQYNDEIISQPVQLNGKGGVVMDFDGHGDDDMYKDAVRVVVESGKASTSLLQRRLRVGYARAARIIEEMEEQGIIGPADGARPREVLINSLDDLAGADS
- a CDS encoding ribonuclease J; protein product: MGQRRLANAPSDDASKRPQQGQQQRQKSNNTVLNNTTTRKGEVFRAQRRTSENVNLRASQHMVNVPVNKSVYNGYNGRQFSLADQPKRSKAPRPTLKVIPIGGVGEMGIGKNMTAIEYDNDIIIIDMGFLFPGADYPGINYITPDITYLEENKHRIRGHVFTHGHLDHIGSFRHLIDKIPAPVYATKFTVGMLQRTMEEATSGFAPDYHVLDPEAHERVQLCDSFSVEMVRVNHSIPDAAAVVIRTPLGVIISSGDWRMEEQPVDGRKFDLDRMTEIATKEGILMFMNESTNCESEGSHTHGELDIQHSMGQVMEKYPNGRLIISCFSSQLHRIQLILDEAKKHDRKVAFAGYSMIQNLEVALRTGTIKIPKDVVVKMEDLVKLPDGKVTIVCTGSQGEFNAVLNRMASGSHKFIKIKNTDVIVFSSNPIPGNEKYVVRTVDGLMREGSEVIQNGKTHLTGIGPLHLSGHGYYDDHVKLIRALNPTYYLPNHGEFHMLVHNAEIAEKEAGIPRENIFVCDAGDIVEITPEGAKKAGRVPVGGIMYDDNGAIVSEVVLKDRIHMSNEGMFVVVLTVQRGTGRLLTSPDIISRGFIYLRDSEELMGTIRQYLKQKVARSFGGKKIDLDVIKKELKDEITHILYDQTRRTPIVIPVVNEIGGGGNSPQGRNRVNDRGDHNDRNDRPKNDNVMPPLPPQKFPPRQVPDTEVVEPRTREDTRAY
- a CDS encoding uracil-DNA glycosylase, whose amino-acid sequence is MDKQRALDQIRDDILQNAVCPDLASTAKQLVIGDGNLDAEIVFIGEAPGKNEDEQGIPFVGAAGKFLNEMLAQAGLVRNDVYITNIVKYRPPNNRDPLPEEKKAFWPYLVRQLDVISPKVVVTLGRHSMEYFLPEAKISQVHGEAKRITFGDKKVVIVPLYHPAAALYNGGMRQTLIDDFLRVPKVIEKLKKGA